The proteins below are encoded in one region of Maribacter aestuarii:
- a CDS encoding PKD domain-containing protein, translating to MAGPTYYSDEYPNGGGLPSYYDGKVIIYDWMRGWMMAVSLFEDGSFNKMEPFASDIKVNNLIDMEMGPDGRMYLLEYGSGWFTANDNSALSYVDFNGGNRPPVIDNMIVDKTSGKVPLSINAKVQAHDRENDAVSYLWDLGNGETKETTEPEISYTYGTVGDYRISVVVKDAGGESAKSAATSVVAGNSRPEVDIAIKGGNSSFYVPGQPVKYEVKVTDAEGGEINPDNIYVSVDYLEGMDKVAMSLGHQQVSAAVTGKALTQAMDCKTCHKEASASIGPNYMDISKKYKGDRDAMAYLKKKIVEGGSGVWGEVMMPAHPTITSDESRQIATYIISLAGSVGRGRKPSLPPSGSIAAEDNNQGNLMVLTASYTDNGSEEGAVPLTGSKTVALASNTVKFSADTKTQDMMAVTYGGQDLLLLQGEKGWFQLEDIDLAGVNAVVLTAGWQEAPKASYEFDIRLDSPDGELIGQGTMAAPPAGSPGTAIVIPLSAKSSGKKDIYISGKVAEGQEPSMVALMSATFN from the coding sequence ATGGCCGGACCTACTTACTATTCCGATGAATATCCGAACGGGGGTGGTTTGCCGAGTTATTACGACGGTAAGGTCATTATTTATGATTGGATGCGTGGTTGGATGATGGCCGTGAGCCTTTTTGAAGACGGAAGTTTCAACAAAATGGAGCCTTTTGCATCGGATATTAAAGTAAACAACCTCATTGATATGGAAATGGGTCCCGATGGTAGGATGTATCTTCTAGAGTATGGCAGCGGTTGGTTTACAGCTAATGATAATTCAGCTTTGAGCTATGTTGATTTTAATGGTGGTAATAGGCCTCCGGTCATAGATAATATGATTGTAGATAAAACTTCTGGGAAAGTGCCGCTTTCTATTAATGCCAAAGTGCAGGCTCATGACCGTGAGAACGATGCTGTTTCTTACTTATGGGATTTGGGTAACGGCGAAACCAAAGAAACCACGGAGCCGGAGATTTCTTATACCTATGGCACTGTGGGTGATTATAGAATTTCGGTAGTGGTTAAAGATGCTGGTGGAGAGTCAGCGAAAAGTGCGGCTACATCCGTCGTGGCAGGGAATTCACGACCTGAAGTGGATATCGCCATTAAGGGTGGAAATTCGTCATTTTACGTACCTGGCCAACCGGTAAAGTATGAAGTTAAGGTGACCGATGCTGAAGGTGGAGAAATTAACCCGGATAATATTTATGTATCGGTAGATTATTTAGAAGGTATGGATAAGGTGGCAATGTCTTTAGGTCATCAACAGGTCTCCGCAGCAGTTACAGGTAAGGCATTGACCCAAGCCATGGACTGCAAGACTTGCCATAAGGAAGCTTCAGCATCTATAGGCCCTAATTATATGGATATCTCTAAAAAATACAAGGGCGATAGGGATGCTATGGCCTACTTAAAAAAGAAAATTGTAGAAGGTGGCTCAGGAGTTTGGGGCGAGGTCATGATGCCTGCTCATCCAACTATAACTTCGGACGAGTCCCGGCAAATAGCAACTTATATTATTTCCTTGGCCGGAAGTGTAGGGCGCGGTAGAAAACCATCGCTACCGCCTTCTGGCAGTATTGCCGCCGAGGATAATAATCAAGGGAACTTGATGGTCCTAACGGCAAGTTATACCGATAATGGTTCTGAGGAAGGTGCTGTTCCGCTCACCGGTTCAAAAACCGTTGCCTTGGCAAGTAATACCGTGAAATTTTCAGCCGATACAAAAACACAGGATATGATGGCCGTTACCTACGGTGGTCAGGATTTACTTTTATTACAAGGAGAAAAAGGCTGGTTTCAATTGGAGGATATCGATTTAGCTGGTGTTAACGCTGTGGTTTTGACTGCAGGATGGCAAGAAGCCCCAAAGGCCTCTTATGAATTTGACATACGTTTAGATTCCCCGGATGGAGAACTTATTGGACAAGGTACTATGGCTGCTCCACCGGCAGGTAGCCCTGGAACCGCTATAGTCATTCCTTTAAGTGCCAAATCCAGTGGAAAGAAAGATATTTATATCTCTGGAAAAGTGGCTGAAGGTCAGGAGCCCTCAATGGTCGCTTTAATGAGTGCAACATTCAACTAG
- a CDS encoding CDP-alcohol phosphatidyltransferase family protein translates to MSKLPKKNQFLDLSDYGRPIAKVIAHSLKNTSFTPIHVTIAFVISGLLAIACILNHYYWATAFFLVLKSVLDAADGELARIKETPSYTGRYLDSVSDIILNLLLLITIWYVTDGSILFTLLAFCGIQLQGTLYNYYYVILRNRYNGDTTSRIFENDPPKAMKGEKQKTVNVLFALYTFFYGTFDRIIHYLDREAVKSKRLPNWFMTAVSTFGLGFQLLVIGLMLAFNLKDYIVPFFIGYSLFIGVFIGIRRFINR, encoded by the coding sequence ATGTCAAAATTACCCAAGAAAAATCAATTTTTGGACTTATCGGATTATGGTAGACCGATAGCGAAAGTTATTGCACATTCGCTTAAAAACACCTCCTTCACTCCAATTCATGTTACCATTGCCTTCGTAATTTCGGGGCTGCTGGCCATTGCCTGCATTCTAAACCATTATTATTGGGCCACCGCATTTTTTTTGGTGCTAAAATCTGTTTTGGATGCCGCAGATGGAGAACTGGCACGTATTAAAGAAACCCCGAGCTACACGGGAAGGTATTTGGACTCTGTTTCGGATATCATACTAAATTTGTTATTGTTAATTACGATTTGGTACGTCACGGATGGTTCCATCCTGTTTACGCTATTGGCTTTCTGTGGAATTCAATTGCAGGGAACCTTATACAATTACTATTACGTAATTCTTCGCAACCGCTACAATGGGGATACCACAAGCCGTATTTTTGAGAATGACCCCCCAAAAGCCATGAAGGGAGAGAAACAAAAGACCGTGAACGTACTTTTTGCCTTGTACACTTTTTTCTACGGTACTTTTGACAGGATTATTCACTATTTAGACCGTGAGGCCGTAAAAAGCAAAAGACTCCCCAATTGGTTCATGACGGCCGTCTCCACTTTTGGCCTAGGATTTCAATTATTGGTTATTGGGTTGATGCTAGCTTTCAATTTAAAAGATTACATCGTCCCATTTTTCATTGGTTATTCTCTTTTTATAGGGGTGTTTATTGGTATACGAAGGTTTATAAACCGATAA
- a CDS encoding YdeI/OmpD-associated family protein yields the protein MSKIQELYFNNDDQWRIWLHENHNKSEGIYLIFYKLAHENDSMRWEEAVKVALCFGWIDSTVKSLGDGKRRQYFCPRKPKSVWSKVNKNYIKSLLKEDLMHESGLTSIKIAKENGSWTALDDVENGIVPQDLKVAFDKNPRAFKNYKAFTRGQRKSYLYWLNQAKREVTRQKRITEIVRLCELNQKYRLESSR from the coding sequence ATGTCCAAAATTCAGGAACTGTATTTTAATAACGATGACCAATGGCGAATTTGGTTACACGAAAATCATAACAAATCCGAAGGAATTTATTTGATTTTCTATAAGTTAGCGCACGAAAATGACAGTATGCGATGGGAAGAAGCCGTAAAAGTAGCCCTCTGTTTTGGATGGATAGACAGTACGGTAAAAAGTCTTGGCGATGGAAAGCGACGCCAATATTTCTGCCCTAGAAAACCAAAAAGTGTGTGGAGCAAAGTCAATAAAAATTATATAAAGAGCCTACTTAAAGAAGACTTGATGCATGAGAGTGGATTGACCTCCATTAAAATTGCAAAGGAAAACGGTTCTTGGACTGCCTTGGATGATGTGGAAAATGGTATAGTTCCCCAAGACTTAAAAGTTGCTTTTGATAAAAATCCCCGAGCATTTAAAAATTATAAAGCCTTCACCAGAGGCCAGCGTAAGAGTTATCTTTACTGGCTTAATCAGGCCAAAAGGGAGGTAACCAGACAAAAACGTATCACAGAAATTGTACGCCTTTGTGAATTAAACCAAAAATACCGTTTAGAAAGCTCTCGTTAG
- a CDS encoding cyanophycinase, giving the protein MIIKYLQILILLFTSAIFYGQNLPGNAVTTGPKKGSLVIAGGGRMGTEITEKFITLAGGRKAPIVVIPTAAGGEIDLENVWFAEQLKNYGATNVHILHTYDKDEADSDSFTKLLKSANAVWFGGGRQWRLVDAYDGTQTEKLLLELLNRGGVIGGTSAGATIQGSYLARGDTKNNQIMMGDHEEGFGYIKNIAIDQHVLARNRQFDMFDILKNRPELLGIGIDESTAIVVQGNEFEVIGESNVLIYDGTFWSREGSDLKTLPKKENVFYFLQSGDRYDMRDRKVITE; this is encoded by the coding sequence ATGATAATTAAATACTTACAAATACTTATCCTACTATTTACTTCAGCTATTTTTTATGGCCAAAATTTGCCAGGTAACGCTGTGACGACCGGACCTAAAAAGGGTAGTTTGGTAATTGCGGGAGGTGGCCGAATGGGCACGGAAATAACAGAAAAATTTATCACCTTGGCGGGTGGCAGAAAGGCTCCAATCGTGGTAATCCCAACTGCGGCAGGTGGAGAAATAGATTTGGAAAACGTTTGGTTTGCCGAACAATTAAAGAATTATGGCGCTACCAACGTTCACATCTTACATACTTATGATAAAGACGAAGCCGATTCTGACAGTTTTACCAAACTTTTGAAGAGTGCTAATGCGGTGTGGTTCGGAGGAGGTCGGCAATGGCGCTTGGTTGACGCTTATGACGGCACACAAACGGAAAAATTGTTACTGGAATTATTAAATCGAGGTGGTGTTATAGGTGGCACCTCGGCAGGGGCAACCATTCAAGGTTCCTATTTGGCTAGGGGCGATACCAAGAACAATCAAATTATGATGGGCGATCACGAAGAGGGTTTCGGATATATAAAAAATATTGCCATTGACCAACACGTGCTGGCCAGGAACCGTCAGTTCGATATGTTCGACATCCTAAAAAACAGACCGGAGCTATTGGGCATCGGGATTGATGAAAGTACCGCCATCGTAGTCCAGGGGAATGAATTTGAAGTCATTGGCGAGAGTAACGTATTAATTTATGATGGCACTTTCTGGTCACGGGAAGGAAGCGATTTGAAAACGCTGCCGAAAAAAGAAAATGTATTCTACTTTTTACAAAGTGGGGATAGATATGATATGAGGGATAGAAAAGTGATAACGGAGTAA
- a CDS encoding ThuA domain-containing protein — translation MKKVLPILILLFTLVLASCSNERDGKPKILVFSKTMGFKHASIPTGIATIQKLGSENGFAVDTTKNADLFNDENLKQYSAIVFLSTTMNVLDHNQEAAFERYIQSGGGFVGIHAAADCEYDWGWYNKLVGAQFLSHPAGTPEANFIIKDNSFIATQHFTDSVWTRSDEIYNYKNINPDVNVIMTVDESTYEGGQNGENHPFSWYHEFDGGRAFYTGAGHTQESFSEELFLKHILGGIQYAIGENLNLDYSKATTQIPPEIDRFSKVVLTEGKFFEPTEMTVLPNNDVLIGQRRGEVMLFDAETEELTEVAKFDVYHKTLNTPGVNAEEGLMGLQKDPDYSNNNWIYVFYAPTGDESVNRLSRFKFKDGVFDMSSEQKILDVNSDREICCHTGGSIAFGGDGLLYLSTGDNSTPFNEKDVKYVNNGFAPLNDIPGHSQYDARRSSGNTNDLRGKILRIKVKEDGTYEIPEGNLFAVGTEKTRPEIYTMGHRNPYRISVDSKRGYVYWGDVGPDARADSLDTRGPRGYDEMNQARQAGNFGWPLFIGNNFAYRDYNYETGESGDEFDPENPINDSRNNTGLRELPPAQGAYVYYPYVETSTFPQVGTGEETPWPDLLTIPMNIRTGVVCRVITTVRSLFMIGCVVG, via the coding sequence ATGAAAAAAGTTCTTCCTATTCTCATACTATTATTCACTCTTGTTCTTGCATCTTGTAGTAATGAAAGAGATGGCAAGCCTAAAATTTTGGTATTTTCAAAAACGATGGGTTTCAAACATGCCTCTATCCCAACAGGCATCGCTACCATTCAAAAGTTAGGTTCGGAAAACGGATTTGCCGTCGACACCACAAAAAATGCAGACTTGTTCAATGATGAAAATCTGAAACAATATTCTGCCATCGTGTTTTTGAGCACAACCATGAATGTATTGGACCATAACCAGGAAGCTGCCTTTGAAAGGTATATCCAATCTGGAGGAGGATTTGTGGGTATACATGCTGCTGCGGACTGTGAGTACGATTGGGGTTGGTACAATAAATTAGTAGGTGCACAATTTTTGAGTCACCCGGCAGGAACACCCGAAGCTAATTTTATTATAAAGGACAATAGTTTCATTGCCACGCAGCATTTTACCGATTCCGTTTGGACTAGGTCTGACGAAATCTATAACTACAAGAACATTAACCCGGACGTAAATGTAATTATGACGGTTGATGAATCAACGTATGAAGGAGGCCAAAATGGCGAAAACCATCCTTTTTCGTGGTATCATGAATTTGATGGTGGTAGAGCCTTTTATACCGGTGCCGGCCATACACAAGAAAGTTTTTCAGAAGAGCTTTTCTTAAAGCACATTTTGGGCGGTATTCAATATGCCATTGGAGAAAATCTGAATCTGGATTACAGCAAGGCCACTACACAGATACCACCGGAAATTGATAGGTTCTCCAAGGTGGTCCTTACAGAAGGAAAGTTCTTTGAACCCACCGAGATGACGGTTCTTCCTAATAACGATGTGCTTATCGGACAACGAAGGGGAGAAGTTATGCTATTTGATGCAGAAACCGAGGAGCTGACCGAAGTGGCCAAATTTGATGTCTATCACAAGACGTTGAATACTCCCGGCGTGAATGCCGAGGAAGGTTTAATGGGCCTTCAAAAAGACCCGGATTATTCCAACAACAACTGGATTTACGTCTTCTATGCTCCAACCGGCGATGAGTCCGTAAATCGCTTGTCCAGGTTCAAGTTCAAAGATGGTGTTTTTGATATGTCTTCCGAACAAAAGATATTGGATGTGAATTCTGACCGTGAAATTTGCTGTCATACAGGAGGTTCCATTGCCTTTGGTGGAGATGGACTTTTATATTTATCTACAGGTGATAATTCCACACCATTCAATGAAAAGGACGTAAAATATGTGAATAATGGTTTTGCGCCTTTGAACGATATACCGGGGCATTCACAGTACGATGCCAGGAGGTCTTCTGGAAACACAAACGATTTAAGAGGTAAAATTCTTCGTATTAAAGTTAAGGAAGATGGTACCTATGAGATTCCGGAAGGTAATTTATTTGCGGTAGGAACGGAAAAGACCCGACCCGAAATATATACTATGGGGCACCGTAACCCATATCGTATTTCCGTAGATTCAAAAAGAGGATATGTTTATTGGGGAGATGTAGGGCCAGATGCGCGAGCAGATAGCTTAGATACTAGAGGGCCAAGAGGGTACGATGAAATGAACCAGGCCAGACAGGCTGGTAATTTCGGATGGCCCTTGTTTATAGGGAACAATTTTGCGTACCGCGACTATAACTACGAAACGGGTGAATCTGGAGATGAATTTGACCCTGAGAATCCGATAAATGATTCTCGCAACAATACAGGATTAAGGGAGTTGCCCCCAGCGCAGGGAGCTTACGTTTACTATCCGTATGTGGAAACGAGTACTTTTCCTCAAGTTGGTACGGGGGAAGAAACGCCATGGCCGGACCTACTTACTATTCCGATGAATATCCGAACGGGGGTGGTTTGCCGAGTTATTACGACGGTAAGGTCATTATTTATGATTGGATGCGTGGTTGGATGA